From a single Lolium rigidum isolate FL_2022 chromosome 7, APGP_CSIRO_Lrig_0.1, whole genome shotgun sequence genomic region:
- the LOC124672537 gene encoding putative ripening-related protein 5 has protein sequence MAIFLLVALSTVHIASCVVKRPGSFDEAGCQFIGYLPGKSGDCDRNNNPDCCVDGQQYQQFLCSPPVSAATRAVLTLNSFRKGKDGGYPSECDNAYHEDSEMVIALSTGWFNGMSRCGHNIKITASDGTSVSAKVVDECDSMKGCDAEHNYEKPCAYNVVDASPAVWDALGLDQNVGMVDITWSDE, from the coding sequence ATGGCGATTTTCCTTCTTGTGGCGCTCTCCACAGTCCACATTGCGTCATGTGTGGTTAAACGCCCGGGCTCCTTTGACGAGGCCGGCTGCCAATTCATCGGCTACCTTCCCGGCAAGTCCGGCGACTGCGACAGGAACAACAATCCGGACTGCTGCGTGGACGGCCAGCAGTACCAGCAGTTCCTCTGCTCGCCGCCGGTCTCCGCCGCCACGCGGGCCGTCCTGACGCTCAACAGCTTCAGAAAGGGCAAAGACGGTGGCTATCCCTCGGAGTGCGACAACGCCTACCATGAAGACTCGGAGATGGTCATCGCCCTCTCCACGGGCTGGTTCAATGGCATGTCCCGCTGCGGCCACAACATCAAGATCACCGCTAGCGATGGCACCTCCGTATCCGCCAAGGTGGTGGACGAGTGCGACTCCATGAAGGGCTGCGACGCGGAACACAACTACGAGAAGCCGTGCGCCTATAACGTAGTGGATGCTTCACCGGCGGTGTGGGACGCTCTAGGTCTCGACCAGAACGTTGGTATGGTGGACATCACCTGGTCAGACGAGTAG